The following are encoded in a window of Rubellicoccus peritrichatus genomic DNA:
- a CDS encoding NAD(P)/FAD-dependent oxidoreductase, with amino-acid sequence MSKEYDFIVIGGGSGGYAAARTALEYTNSVAVVDGSKELGGLCILRGCMPSKTLIYSAEVLHHAQMADKFGLNIPEATVDMKRLHERKLKTIGEFAEYRQEQLTDGRFDLYRAKASFTGPNQIALDNGDTLTGKKILVATGSVVSYPPIKGLDSVPVWTSDEILNLDEVPKSIIVLGGGIVASELAQFLSRIGTKVIQIQRSPHILKEASPQAATIVEQAFRDGGIDLITDTKLDRVEKTQDGRVRAVFQHQGQEVIKEADHLFNALGRKPNTNGLNLEAAGIELKKSGHIAANEFQQSVNPNVYAAGDVAGPHEIVHIAIMQGEIAAKHAFGQKTEPVDYDSLLGVIFTDPQVAHVGLTETQMKDRGIDFVAADYPFDDHGKSILMEAKYGYVKVYAEKGTGRLLAAECVGRDASELIHSMAVGVTLGARVQDMLKVHWYHPTLSEIWSYPLEEAAEAV; translated from the coding sequence ATGAGCAAAGAATACGACTTTATTGTTATTGGCGGTGGTAGTGGCGGTTACGCCGCGGCCAGAACTGCCCTCGAATACACCAATAGTGTTGCTGTCGTGGACGGCTCTAAAGAACTCGGCGGCTTGTGCATTCTACGCGGATGTATGCCATCCAAGACTTTGATTTACTCGGCAGAAGTGCTTCACCATGCCCAAATGGCCGATAAATTTGGCCTCAACATCCCAGAAGCCACTGTGGATATGAAGCGACTCCATGAACGAAAGCTCAAGACGATCGGTGAGTTTGCCGAATACCGCCAGGAGCAGTTAACCGATGGACGATTCGATCTCTATCGTGCCAAGGCAAGCTTTACCGGTCCCAACCAAATTGCTTTGGACAATGGCGATACATTGACTGGCAAAAAGATACTCGTTGCGACTGGCTCAGTCGTAAGTTACCCACCAATCAAGGGATTAGATTCGGTCCCTGTATGGACAAGTGACGAGATTCTGAACCTGGATGAAGTGCCGAAATCGATTATTGTTCTCGGTGGTGGAATTGTTGCATCTGAATTGGCTCAGTTTCTAAGCCGTATTGGGACTAAAGTGATTCAGATCCAGCGCAGCCCTCACATTCTGAAAGAAGCATCGCCTCAAGCAGCGACAATTGTGGAGCAGGCATTCCGCGATGGTGGAATCGATTTGATCACAGATACCAAGCTTGATCGTGTCGAAAAGACCCAAGACGGTCGAGTAAGAGCCGTTTTCCAGCACCAGGGCCAGGAAGTGATCAAAGAAGCTGACCATCTATTCAATGCTCTTGGGCGTAAGCCAAATACAAATGGGCTGAATCTCGAAGCAGCTGGCATTGAATTGAAAAAGTCCGGCCATATCGCTGCAAATGAGTTTCAGCAGAGTGTGAATCCCAATGTCTATGCCGCAGGAGATGTCGCAGGGCCTCATGAAATTGTCCATATTGCGATCATGCAAGGTGAGATCGCAGCCAAGCATGCATTTGGCCAAAAAACTGAACCAGTAGATTACGATAGCCTTCTCGGCGTTATCTTCACCGATCCGCAGGTCGCCCACGTCGGTTTAACTGAAACCCAAATGAAAGATCGTGGTATCGATTTTGTGGCTGCTGATTATCCATTCGATGACCATGGCAAAAGCATCCTGATGGAAGCCAAATATGGTTACGTGAAAGTTTATGCAGAAAAAGGCACAGGCCGACTGCTAGCTGCTGAATGCGTAGGCCGTGATGCATCTGAGCTAATACACTCAATGGCGGTTGGCGTGACTCTGGGTGCTCGTGTGCAGGATATGCTCAAGGTCCACTGGTATCACCCTACTCTGTCAGAAATCTGGAGCTATCCACTCGAAGAGGCAGCCGAAGCCGTTTAA
- a CDS encoding polysaccharide biosynthesis tyrosine autokinase, producing MSEDKKNSSAGYGGYPGYGNYGGGGGYYYGYGYNYGGGYGGGAQDQQPQRSLKDYLVILRERIWYFVVTFFVIFTGTLLYTFNTTELFRSAATLQVLRDDRKILETPDIEYNVVASAEDFNTQVKLIESMQIVDAVAERIKDDERQRFMAPYTESIISGPLSAQEILVRNRSVTPIRLTMLIVVQYSHPDPAIARTVANYFADEYINFNIRQNIDSSMRAVEDLKIRVQQQKEKVEEIRSRLVEYRVKSGRTSLNPEENTEIEELRLLNTMHTEDKRILDVAETQWNLVQEFEAEEKPLWDLPIIADMPRVSDLLTQRSTQAIGMATLKKRYREKHPAMIEAMRASEEIESELEKAINSAIQKIKANYQQAKRNYDQSSKRLAEKEDDMTGLNKIAIEYRSLEDELMISNSLYQVMTQKLETEIQKIALIGPSARILDEATQAPDPYKPNIFMNLAVGTVGGIVAGIGLVFVIAFLDDRIKSAYDIEHSVGLPLIGIVPRIKRLNSPEKAQAVASNSDRRVTESFRAIHSALKLNEASKKAKIIVVSSTSPSEGKSFVTTNMALTFAIHGEKTLVIDADLRMPNVAKSLGLEEQAGVVQLFNEEDNDVESLIYREYYPNLDVLCAGGKAKNPTQILNSPEYEQLLAKLSESYDRIMIDSPPIAAVSDVLTILPNADGLIYVIKFNAVKKKTAKANLRRLIESNTPVFGAVLNQISTAVASYYYANYYDKSYQDYYTHDDDDQPLAVRGGKGGKTIKEKPQTGPQA from the coding sequence ATGAGCGAAGATAAAAAGAATTCGTCAGCTGGTTATGGCGGCTACCCTGGATACGGTAATTATGGTGGTGGTGGCGGCTACTACTATGGTTATGGTTATAATTATGGTGGTGGCTATGGTGGTGGTGCACAAGATCAACAACCTCAACGCTCACTGAAAGACTATCTGGTTATTCTGCGTGAAAGGATATGGTATTTTGTCGTAACCTTCTTTGTCATTTTCACTGGCACTTTGTTGTACACATTCAATACAACTGAGCTCTTTCGTTCAGCAGCCACACTTCAAGTGCTGCGAGATGACCGTAAAATTCTTGAGACTCCTGATATCGAGTACAACGTCGTCGCTTCTGCGGAAGATTTCAATACACAGGTAAAGCTTATCGAAAGCATGCAGATTGTTGATGCTGTTGCAGAGCGCATTAAGGATGACGAACGTCAACGTTTCATGGCTCCTTACACAGAGTCTATCATTTCTGGACCTCTCAGTGCCCAGGAGATTCTTGTCAGAAATCGTTCGGTCACGCCCATACGATTAACGATGCTCATTGTAGTTCAGTACAGTCATCCTGATCCAGCAATTGCGCGTACTGTGGCCAATTACTTTGCTGATGAATATATAAATTTTAATATTCGCCAAAATATTGACTCTTCAATGAGGGCAGTGGAAGACCTTAAAATCCGCGTGCAGCAGCAAAAAGAGAAAGTTGAGGAAATTAGATCTCGTTTAGTGGAGTATCGTGTGAAATCGGGAAGGACTTCTTTAAATCCTGAAGAGAACACTGAAATCGAGGAATTACGCCTATTGAATACGATGCATACCGAAGATAAGCGAATCCTTGATGTTGCTGAAACACAATGGAATTTGGTTCAAGAATTTGAAGCTGAGGAAAAGCCACTATGGGATTTACCCATTATAGCAGACATGCCACGTGTCTCTGATCTATTGACTCAACGTTCAACTCAGGCGATTGGGATGGCAACTCTTAAGAAGCGCTATAGAGAGAAGCATCCTGCGATGATTGAAGCGATGCGGGCTTCAGAAGAAATCGAAAGTGAGTTGGAAAAGGCAATCAATTCAGCAATCCAGAAAATTAAGGCAAATTATCAACAGGCGAAGAGAAATTATGACCAGTCTAGTAAGCGTCTAGCTGAAAAAGAAGATGATATGACTGGGCTCAACAAGATCGCGATTGAATACCGTTCCCTCGAGGACGAATTAATGATTAGTAATAGCCTCTACCAGGTAATGACTCAGAAGCTGGAGACGGAAATTCAAAAAATCGCACTTATTGGACCAAGCGCACGTATCCTTGATGAAGCAACTCAAGCTCCTGATCCATATAAGCCAAATATATTTATGAATCTGGCTGTTGGAACAGTCGGGGGGATTGTAGCAGGTATCGGCTTAGTTTTTGTTATCGCATTTTTGGATGATCGGATTAAGAGTGCATATGATATAGAGCATTCCGTCGGCTTGCCATTGATTGGAATTGTTCCTCGAATTAAGAGACTAAATTCCCCTGAGAAAGCTCAAGCTGTTGCGTCCAACAGTGATCGGCGAGTCACTGAGTCTTTCAGAGCGATCCACTCAGCATTGAAGCTCAATGAGGCGAGTAAGAAGGCCAAAATTATTGTTGTATCAAGTACTTCGCCTAGTGAGGGGAAGTCGTTTGTAACCACCAATATGGCACTAACTTTCGCTATCCATGGTGAGAAGACACTGGTGATTGATGCTGACTTGCGCATGCCGAACGTGGCGAAATCCCTAGGATTAGAGGAGCAAGCAGGTGTTGTTCAGCTTTTCAATGAAGAGGATAACGACGTGGAATCATTGATCTATCGCGAGTATTATCCAAATCTTGATGTGCTTTGTGCAGGTGGAAAGGCCAAGAACCCTACTCAGATCCTCAACAGCCCAGAGTACGAGCAATTGTTAGCTAAACTGAGTGAGAGCTACGATCGAATCATGATCGACTCACCGCCAATTGCGGCTGTCAGTGATGTTCTTACGATTCTTCCAAATGCAGATGGTTTGATCTACGTCATCAAATTCAATGCAGTTAAGAAGAAAACAGCTAAGGCAAACCTTCGTCGTCTGATTGAATCGAATACACCTGTTTTTGGTGCTGTTCTCAATCAGATCAGTACAGCAGTGGCTAGTTACTACTATGCGAATTACTACGATAAGTCGTATCAGGACTACTATACGCATGACGATGACGATCAGCCATTAGCAGTCCGTGGAGGCAAGGGAGGAAAGACCATCAAGGAGAAGCCTCAAACTGGTCCTCAGGCCTAA
- a CDS encoding polysaccharide biosynthesis/export family protein, whose translation MNKLPLCLLLLPVIFIQIVSAQSGNSSSGGYASDDFLGNYIIQPLDIFRVSVFQEPDLEIEVRVAKDGSVVLPLLGKVQVGGMTASDVQQMITNLYNRDYLVDPHVTLMMLQYTERLIQVHGQVNRPGPVLIPPEKKMTLSQALSAAGGLTRLADAGDIRLKRVLDSGKSKVIRIDFDEILKDPEAKDVEVLDGDNIFVSERIF comes from the coding sequence ATGAATAAATTGCCACTTTGTTTGCTTTTATTGCCAGTCATTTTTATCCAAATTGTCTCAGCGCAATCAGGAAACTCTTCAAGCGGTGGCTATGCTAGTGATGATTTTCTTGGTAACTATATCATTCAACCCCTAGATATCTTTCGTGTCTCAGTTTTTCAAGAGCCCGATCTTGAGATAGAGGTACGTGTTGCCAAGGACGGTTCTGTAGTCCTTCCACTATTAGGCAAAGTTCAAGTTGGGGGAATGACTGCCAGCGATGTCCAGCAGATGATCACAAATCTTTACAATCGTGATTATCTTGTGGATCCACATGTGACCTTGATGATGCTTCAGTATACTGAGCGGCTAATTCAAGTTCATGGCCAAGTTAATAGACCAGGCCCAGTGCTAATACCACCTGAGAAAAAAATGACCTTGAGCCAAGCACTTAGCGCTGCAGGAGGTTTGACTCGCTTGGCAGATGCTGGAGACATTCGATTGAAACGGGTTTTAGATAGTGGGAAATCGAAAGTGATTCGCATAGATTTTGACGAGATACTCAAAGACCCCGAAGCCAAGGATGTAGAAGTGCTTGATGGAGATAATATCTTTGTCTCTGAGCGTATTTTCTGA
- a CDS encoding tetratricopeptide repeat protein, producing MADLRLERIYNKQQAVFKKIAERPEDFPLAERDRVLDNLLTEYSAFVFENPDFVYGYILYGKLLRQVGDREAANVAFAKANQLDPQIAVVKQQIGNYLVEEGRPMLALPYFVAAVELEPEYALYHYQLGELLHQSRDVFIEEQEMPADVHSEQMLESLGNAARLDPGNRQFQMRYAEAFFDTLNPDWELALVHWNFLENSSSNPLERDIIRLQKARVLIAQGNSSEAETILISMNQPSLETARQELLESVQ from the coding sequence ATGGCTGATCTCCGCCTTGAGCGTATTTACAACAAACAGCAGGCTGTCTTTAAGAAAATAGCGGAAAGACCGGAAGATTTTCCATTGGCTGAGCGAGATCGAGTCCTTGATAATCTTCTCACAGAGTACTCCGCATTTGTATTTGAGAACCCTGACTTTGTTTATGGTTACATCCTCTACGGTAAGCTGTTGCGCCAAGTAGGTGATAGGGAAGCCGCCAATGTCGCTTTCGCAAAGGCGAATCAACTTGATCCCCAGATAGCCGTCGTTAAGCAGCAAATAGGAAATTACCTTGTTGAGGAAGGGCGCCCGATGCTCGCATTACCGTATTTTGTTGCGGCTGTCGAATTGGAACCAGAGTATGCTCTTTATCATTATCAGTTAGGTGAGTTACTTCACCAATCTCGTGATGTTTTTATTGAAGAGCAGGAGATGCCCGCAGATGTGCATTCCGAACAAATGCTGGAGTCATTAGGAAATGCGGCCCGTTTGGATCCTGGTAACCGACAGTTTCAAATGCGTTATGCTGAAGCTTTTTTTGACACTTTGAATCCTGATTGGGAGCTTGCGCTTGTTCATTGGAATTTCCTTGAAAACTCGTCAAGCAATCCGCTCGAGCGGGATATTATTCGCTTACAAAAAGCACGTGTTTTGATTGCTCAAGGCAATTCAAGTGAGGCGGAGACAATATTGATTTCGATGAATCAACCATCGCTCGAAACTGCACGCCAGGAATTGTTAGAGTCAGTTCAGTAG
- a CDS encoding zinc ribbon domain-containing protein: MPIYEYKCESCDKEFEILVQGTAAVKCPECDSEKLEKQLSVFRTSGSGQMQSAGCGCSKPTGGCCSN; the protein is encoded by the coding sequence ATGCCTATATACGAATACAAATGTGAATCTTGTGACAAAGAGTTTGAAATCCTGGTACAAGGAACGGCAGCAGTGAAGTGCCCGGAGTGTGACAGCGAAAAACTCGAAAAGCAGCTTTCCGTTTTTCGTACATCTGGTAGTGGTCAGATGCAGAGCGCTGGTTGTGGCTGTAGCAAACCCACAGGTGGCTGTTGTTCGAATTAA
- a CDS encoding HNH endonuclease — MADVLSRRVLVLNRLWQPVNIVGVRRAFGLLMQDHAQVINTATGDFRVMDAGEWITFSIENPPEDDHDCLHTVRLKVRIPAVLLLRVFDRVPAKEVKFNRRAVFERDSFVCQYCGEHFHEKELNLDHVIPRDMGGKTSWENIVTSCIQCNTRKANRLPHKAGMHLKKQPKRPRWRPFVSSVPKAEVEEGWTYFMK, encoded by the coding sequence ATGGCGGATGTATTATCAAGGCGAGTTTTAGTTCTTAATCGTCTGTGGCAGCCGGTTAATATTGTGGGAGTGCGAAGGGCCTTTGGGCTTTTGATGCAGGATCACGCTCAGGTCATAAATACTGCTACGGGCGATTTCCGAGTAATGGATGCTGGAGAGTGGATCACATTCTCAATAGAGAACCCACCAGAAGATGATCATGATTGTCTTCACACAGTTCGGCTCAAAGTGAGGATTCCAGCGGTTTTACTTTTGCGTGTTTTTGATCGAGTTCCCGCCAAGGAAGTGAAGTTTAATCGCCGCGCAGTTTTTGAACGCGACAGCTTTGTCTGTCAGTATTGTGGTGAGCATTTTCATGAAAAAGAGCTCAATCTTGATCATGTCATTCCTCGTGATATGGGCGGCAAAACTTCCTGGGAAAACATCGTTACCTCGTGCATTCAATGCAATACACGAAAGGCGAACCGTTTGCCGCACAAAGCTGGCATGCATTTGAAAAAGCAGCCAAAGCGCCCCCGCTGGCGTCCTTTCGTCAGTTCAGTTCCGAAGGCTGAGGTTGAGGAAGGGTGGACTTATTTTATGAAGTAA